One Microplitis mediator isolate UGA2020A chromosome 3, iyMicMedi2.1, whole genome shotgun sequence DNA segment encodes these proteins:
- the LOC130665378 gene encoding uncharacterized protein LOC130665378 yields MQPVESPSNEIWSQCSINDFNNNLRNRDFSCMYNQPAFDNGAGNGDINPPTINTPIPHDPNRNDNQAPTVFHVEITDDREQLTVGLKDFSENRKIKIYYDRYKLVITQRDTDYSSTSTGYRQDLQIRVADNRMITLDPSEINPSKVIYIYHDNGYIYVYQGRKPGSDTNDVTQPPVNNNPGGFDHWPWGYQYAFCFGRSYFQLNKLVSISFRDNRLYVSQLNAPNNNNVNSPPPPSDLAYTGPDTKGIYIIPSEIKPNKEVCAWQANGQIHVRTRNTNSAHYSYWHY; encoded by the exons ATGCAGCCTGTTGAGTCTCCGTCCAATGAAATATGGTCACAATGttcaataaatgattttaataacaaCCTTAG AAATCGAGATTTTTCATGCATGTACAATCAACCTGCTTTTGATAATGGTGCTGGTAATGGTGATATAAATCCACCAACAATCAACACTCCGATACCTCATGATCCGAATCGTAACGATAATCAAGCACCAACAGTGTTCCACGTCGAAATCACCGACGATAGAGAGCAGTTAACTGTTGGTTTGAAAGATTTTTCAGAGAACCGCAAAATAAAGATCTACTACGATCGTTATAAGCTGGTGATAACCCAACGAGACACCGACTATTCGTCGACATCAACTGGCTACAGGCAAGACCTTCAAATACGTGTAGCTGATAATAGGATGATCACACTGGATCCATCAGAAATAAATCCATCAAAagtgatatatatttaccaCGATAATGGATACATTTACGTTTATCAAGGTAGAAAACCCGGAAGTGACACAAATGATGTAACTCAACCACCAGTTAATAACAATCCCGGAGGATTTGATCATTGGCCGTGGGGATATCAATATGCATTTTGTTTTGGAAGATCGTATTTCCAATTAAACAAATTGGTATCGATAAGTTTCAGGGACAATAGATTATATGTATCACAGCTTAATGctccaaataataataatgtaaatagCCCACCTCCACCTTCTGATCTGGCGTACACTGGACCTGATACAAAGGGAATATATATTATTCCTAGTGAAATAAAACCTAATAAAGAAGTTTGTGCATGGCAAGCTAATGGTCAGATACATGTTAGAACTCGAAATACGAATTCTGCACATTATAGTTATTGGCATTACTAG